The sequence below is a genomic window from Flavobacterium lipolyticum.
AAACTGGATGGTAATCAATGAACCCTCCGTTTTTACAGGTGCGGGGTATTTTTTGGGTATTCATGCTCCGGGAAAAAAAGGCATTACCAATTACCTGAAAGCCATGCACCATGTCACTTTAGCTACAGCAGCAGGTGCCAAAATAATACGAAATCGTATCCCGGACGCTCACATTGGAACAACTTTTTCCTGTACGCATATTGAACCCGCAACTCAGTCTTCTAAAGACATTGAAGCAGCAAAACGAGTAGACACTTTATTAAACAGAACTTTTATCGAACCCATTTTAGGATTGGGTTATCCCCAAGGTGATTTACCGGTATTAAAGAAACTCAATGCTTATATTGTAGAAGATGATCTCAATAATTTGTCTTTTGATTTTGATTTTATTGGTCTGCAATGTTACACCCGTGAAGTTGTAAAATCGTCTTTACTTATTCCGTATATCGGTGCCGAATTAATCAGTGCCGAAAAAAGAAAGGTCATTTCAACCGATATGGGATGGGAAGTTTACCCTCCTGCTCTTTACGAGGTCCTTAAAAAATTTAATGCCTACAATGGCATCAAAAAGATTATTATTACCGAAAATGGCGCCGCTTTTCCGGATACTTTAAAAAATGGAAAGGTATATGATATTAAACGTACGCACTACATTCAGGACCATTTGGAGCAAATTCTGAAAGCTAAAAAAGAGGGTCTAAATGTTGATGGTTATTTTGTTTGGACACTTACTGACAATTTTGAATGGGCCGAAGGTTACAACGCCCGTTTTGGATTGATACATGTAGATTTCGATACCCAACAAAGAACCATCAAGCATTCCGGATTGTGGTTCAAAGATTTCTTGTCTTAAGATAAACGCTGTATAAAGTAATTTCCCTACACTTTCATTGACGAAATTAGAACAAATTTTATTGGCTCAAAAAGTAAAAAATACGACAACGAAATCTTATAAAATTTCTCTGTTAAAAAGCAAAAAAAACACCAAAAACCCTTGATTTCATTAGGTTTACTGGTGTTTTTTTCTTATCTTTATAGTATAAATAACAGCCAATATATGCCAAAAAAAATGCTCTTTACACGCCTAAATTTTGTTTCAAAAAATGATTCATTTTACTTCTTCCTGCATTTTATTTTTCAAAATGCTTCTCACCTTCATTTCAAAACTATTCCGTTTGATCTTTTTTCCGCACAAAGTATAAACGTGCAGAAGACACAAAAGCGACCGCCCCAACTGTAGCTGTAATTATTTTTCTGGGATAGATCTTCTTAACTATTTTTTTTGAGAGTACATACTTAAAATTATAGAAACGATTTCCTTTTTCGGGATAACTTTCTATGAGGTTGCCTTCTTCTATGATCTCGACCTCAGCAGCTGCATTAATTTCGACCACACTTATCATGTGTTTGACCTCATTAATTCGGCACTTTTCATTGTACTTTTTAAAAGGACGAGGTTGAAAGTCTACCATAATTGCTGCCAGATTTATGGCATCAATATTTGATGGATCAGTCTCTCCTTTAAAGAAAGTTTCGATCGGTCTGAACTTGTCTTTTTGTTCATTAAACTTATTTTTTCGTGTATGATCAAAATCCAAACACAATAAATTTCTGAAAACATTTAAGTCGTCCTGAGTCGGGTTATTTTCAAAAATAAGCCAACATAAGTCACGGAGCTTTGCGCGCGAAGGGTTGTACAAATAATCAAAGTATTCACCTTCTTTTTCGATCTCGTATTTGCTCTTAATCGCTTTTTTATATTCTTCTAATGTCTGGCTATGCATGGTATTTTTTTGGGAATTTTCGGGAATTGTTGGGAATCTCAGGAAAACGAGGGAATTCTGGGAATCCCTTACCATTAAAGGCTTTAAAGTGTCTTTTCTTTGCCATAGAAATTAGTTCAAGTTTTATCTGCAGATTAAAACAAAAATATAAAACTAGTTCAAATTAACAGTGTAAAAAAAACCGTAAGACCGATTTTATTCGGGAAGTATAAAAAACGTCTTACAGTTCTACACATTGTACTTCCCAAAAACCAAATTGGTATTGCCCTAACCAACCTCCGGACTATTTCCGGTCAGCAATACCCATGTCTAATTTCTAAATCTAAATAAAATGAAAAAGCTAATAATTTTTATCGCTTTCACGATACTATTCACTATGTTCTCCTGTACACCAGATGAATACGAAACTCCAACCAAACAGGAAAAAGAAAAAGCAATCATTCCGGCAAAACCAACTTTTGCTGATGGTCCTGGTGATAGTGGTGCTGGGAAACCACCGCCTCCTGCCGAATAAATTTATAATTTTTAATATCTAAATTAATTACTATTTTCGGGGAAAGTAAATTTGTATGTTACGGTCCCCGTTTTTTTATTTTATTATCCTTCTTTCTCTGTTTTCCTGCAAAGAAAAAGAGAGCTTAAAAACTAACACAGAAGCTATCCGTAAGAAGGCATTAAGTTTGCGAAACAAAGCCATTGAAAACGACGATAAACAGAACTTTAATATCGCTTTTGATCAATTCTATAAATCAAAACAACTTTATGAAACTTTAAAAGAAAGTGGAAAAAAAGATAGTGCCAATATCGGTTATATACTTATTATGATGGCGACAATTCAGCAAGTCAATGGAGATTACTACGGTAGTAAGGAAACCGTTACTGAAGCATTATCCTACGTAAAAAAGAATAGTGTTTATACTGCTGAAATAAATAATCGATTAGGAATTGCCGACAAAGAACTTTCTCTTTATAATGATGCCATTCATTATTACAAAGAAGCTGCAAAAGATTATTCAGATCCTATTGAAAAACTAGGCCCCTTGAGCAATATTGCACCAATTTATATTCAACAAAAAAAATACGATAAAGCAATTATTCTTTTAGAATCAATTTTAAGAAAAAAGTCATTAAGTACTAAAAGTCCAATTAAAAATTCATCAAATATAGATAACCTGGGTTATGCCTATTTTAAGAATGGAGCGGATGAAAAAGGATTTCAACTAATGAATGAAGCACTCAGGATCAGAAATGAAGCTAAAGATACCTACGGCAGTATTGAAAGTTATCTGCATCTTGCCGATTACTATGCTAAAAAAGACCTTCAAAAATCAGATGAAAATGCTCTTAACGCTTATAAGGCAGCTACAAAACTAAACAGTGTAGACGAAAGATTAGAAGCATTCCAAATTTTAATCTCAAATGATCACAGCCCCAAGACCAATCAATATGTACAAAGATATTTCAAACTAAACGACAGTATCATTAAGGTTCGCAACAACTTTAAAAATAAGTTTGCTAAAATTAAATATGATGCTAAAGTAGAGAAAGATGAAAATGCCAAACTTCGTTTAGAAAAAGCCCAAAATCAATTGTCTCTCCAAAAAGCTAAATATCTGCGAATTGTATTTGCTATTGCTTTTGTTTTTTTAGCCATTCTAATTGTAATTGTAGTACGTTACTACAAAAATAAAAACAAGGCGATTGAATTTAAAACCTCGTACATGACGGAAGCCCGAATCGCGAAAAAAATCCACGATGAATTGGCAAACGATGTCTATAACGTAATTGCTTTTGCAGAGTCACAGCCTTTATCTAAAGAAAACACCCGAGAAAACCTACTCCAAAAACTAGATGATATTTACGGACGTGTAAGAGGAATCTCCAGAGAAAATAACAAGATTGAGACCGGTGCAGATTTCACTTACAGCATTAAAGAAATGCTTTCGACTTACAAAACTAACGAAAGAAACATTATTGTCACCAATTTAGAAAGCATCAACTGGGAAACGATTAACGATACTAAAAAGATCACCATTAGCCGAATTTTACAGGAATTAATGGTGAATATGAGGAAACACAGTAATGCCAGTATTGTTGGAATAAAATTTGAAAATAACGAGAAATCAATCGCTATAAACTATACCGACAACGGTAAAGGTTTTGAAAAGGCCTCTATTGCAAAAAATGGTCTGCAAAACATGGAACAACGCATCCAGGCCGTTAAAGGAACTATTACTTTTGATACAGCACCCGATAAAGGATTTAAAGCAAAGCTATCTATACCCAAATAAATTCAATATTATAATTTGACTATCTAATAACTTGCCTATACAAAAAAAGCCTTTCAAGATTACTCTCAAAAGGCTCTTTCCCTTCAAAAAACAGGCTAATAAAAAAACTAATCCTGTATACTATTTCGTCATTCTAAGGCAAATAAACCTTAGTTTAAATTAGATACAATATCTTTTTCCAAAACTTCAACGGCTTCTTTCCAGTTGTTTACCCTTACATGGTGCGTCAGATTAACGTTATGAAATGCGGTAAACATAATTGGTTTTCCCATGCAATGATCTAAGTTTTTCCTGTGATCGTCAATCATATAATCGGTATTGATAATTCGTTTGCTGCCACATAAAATGATGTTTTCCCATGTGATAAAAGGAAAATACTCTGCCAGCCAGGCTACTTTCTCAGCCAGTGATACCGGAAACTCTGTCGCAGCAGAAACAATAAATATTTCAAAGTTTTCCTGTAATCGGCGTAAACTTTCGACTGCGTCTGGTAGTACCGGCAGATTTCTGAAAAAATTATCTGCATTCAAAACTTTACGCAAAAGTACCCTGTCACTAAAAGCTTCTTCTTCGCTTAATCCCTGAATACTTTCTTTTGAAAGTGAGGTTCCGCTCTCTTCGTTATACTGTTTTATTAATTGTGCTTCAATGTCAGCGAGTACGCCGTCCATATCGATGGCAATAGTTTTCTTTTTCATTTCGATTAATTTTGCAACAAATTTACGCAAATATTGCAAAGTATTGCAATTTTAACTTATTTTTGCAATATAAATTTGCACAACATGAAAAAAGAGGAACGTCAAAAAGTAATTTTAGAATACTTGTCAAAAGAACATCGACTTACCTTACAGGAACTTAGCGTCTACTTAAATGTTTCTGAAGACACAATAAGACGGGATGTAAAAGAACTTTCAGATCAGGGATTGTTAAAGGCAGTTCGCGGAGGTGCGGTTGCCCCGTCTCCGATTCCGCTTC
It includes:
- a CDS encoding GH1 family beta-glucosidase, translated to MNKVETSFLHKNQFGDDFLWGVSTAAFQIEGAHDTDGKGPSIWDVFTSQKGKIKNGHHASTACDFYNSYQNDIDLIRELNIPNFRFSISWPRIMPTGVPPINQAGIAYYNKIIDALLLAGIEPWITLYHWDLPHDLEQKGGWTNRESVNWFSAYVEICVQNFGDRVKNWMVINEPSVFTGAGYFLGIHAPGKKGITNYLKAMHHVTLATAAGAKIIRNRIPDAHIGTTFSCTHIEPATQSSKDIEAAKRVDTLLNRTFIEPILGLGYPQGDLPVLKKLNAYIVEDDLNNLSFDFDFIGLQCYTREVVKSSLLIPYIGAELISAEKRKVISTDMGWEVYPPALYEVLKKFNAYNGIKKIIITENGAAFPDTLKNGKVYDIKRTHYIQDHLEQILKAKKEGLNVDGYFVWTLTDNFEWAEGYNARFGLIHVDFDTQQRTIKHSGLWFKDFLS
- a CDS encoding ATP-binding protein, which codes for MRNKAIENDDKQNFNIAFDQFYKSKQLYETLKESGKKDSANIGYILIMMATIQQVNGDYYGSKETVTEALSYVKKNSVYTAEINNRLGIADKELSLYNDAIHYYKEAAKDYSDPIEKLGPLSNIAPIYIQQKKYDKAIILLESILRKKSLSTKSPIKNSSNIDNLGYAYFKNGADEKGFQLMNEALRIRNEAKDTYGSIESYLHLADYYAKKDLQKSDENALNAYKAATKLNSVDERLEAFQILISNDHSPKTNQYVQRYFKLNDSIIKVRNNFKNKFAKIKYDAKVEKDENAKLRLEKAQNQLSLQKAKYLRIVFAIAFVFLAILIVIVVRYYKNKNKAIEFKTSYMTEARIAKKIHDELANDVYNVIAFAESQPLSKENTRENLLQKLDDIYGRVRGISRENNKIETGADFTYSIKEMLSTYKTNERNIIVTNLESINWETINDTKKITISRILQELMVNMRKHSNASIVGIKFENNEKSIAINYTDNGKGFEKASIAKNGLQNMEQRIQAVKGTITFDTAPDKGFKAKLSIPK
- a CDS encoding 5' nucleotidase, NT5C type — translated: MKKKTIAIDMDGVLADIEAQLIKQYNEESGTSLSKESIQGLSEEEAFSDRVLLRKVLNADNFFRNLPVLPDAVESLRRLQENFEIFIVSAATEFPVSLAEKVAWLAEYFPFITWENIILCGSKRIINTDYMIDDHRKNLDHCMGKPIMFTAFHNVNLTHHVRVNNWKEAVEVLEKDIVSNLN